A single region of the Drosophila takahashii strain IR98-3 E-12201 chromosome 2R, DtakHiC1v2, whole genome shotgun sequence genome encodes:
- the Patronin gene encoding patronin isoform X26 encodes MDVETQEIRQARQRASVKWLLSKAFNNRVPDNLKEPFYRDHENQERLKPQIIVELGNATLYCQTLSNLYSDPNYQSMNHWSIIQTLARKGVPVAETSDMPITETVLIQTNPLRINAHMSVIESLMVLYAKEISSGDRVMAAIRRISGNNYQAPPGQSYEQALLGWISHACAALKKRIIKEVDAGLPDDNGSRLQTPDIPPVRDFQDLCDGICLALLISYYCPKVVPWTSVRINYLPAVEDSIHNILLVCNFSQKHLPYSVFHMTPEDVTYMRGSMKLNLVLLLTDLFNLFEIHPAKCVCYPGMDGQDVIARRTLGANEHGICHRRGLTVQPVTPIPDLRSDLDQPPVGSPQNRPPFQVPHSNSFGGGLNRRSTPPNEYQTVQSNNFDGNNHAEAFVVHKSRGITTLASMHSQQQQQLHQQHQQQQQQQQQQQYQQHPSHSQLQIQQQQEPLVPARLRQAKEKTNVESKADERGDFVAAGRPSNWEQSRRPSFAGRRSRRNSSSEDSQLTIENFGGSQDQLNTLGRYERDRERKLSNTSVGGSGYPVEPAVAVRSSIADARGTLQLGYDTDSGSEKQDRETEKYSMRRQVSVDNVPTVSSHNLSNAGSPLPVARHKQHSSDKDYGSNSGVTMTPDTPYNDTRSTSGYDPESTPVRKSSTSSMPASPAAWQLDVGDDDMRSLENASKLSTIRMKLEEKRRRIEQDKRKIEMALLRHQEKEDLESCPDVMKWETMSNESKRTPDMDPVDLDKYQQSIAIMNMNLQDIQQDIHRLATQQSQMQAQHLQAQQLMQAQQIANMLNQQTYGSQQHLADHHYQQPRPMQQSFGSSPHLPQAYNAPVSAYSSRPPSRDPYQQQLHQQHQQQQPMAMPQYVNEHGQYMSPPQPAHYMQQQPQQQQQQQPQSIYSDNGAAYNNHSPYGGGAPQYRSSVVYDDYGQPTNHFYLHESSPQPQAHPHPQRRTWAHSAAAAAYEQQQQIQQPLVDVNAWQTQQHQQQKQKQTWMNRPPSSVGAPSPGSFVLHQNGGGNNGGGGELQHLFQVQASPQHAQRQVSGSNGVQRQQSLTNLRDNRSPRAPQQMGMPMQHEDMMAPQSICFIGDEEDVDELERNIIESMQSTRISDFVHQQQQQHQQQLQQQQQRLQGHSGRGSSSEDYDSGEMISNKLNITSGNLTYRIPSPSRPSIQANSFQDPRSPMAAASGEEPPEKGFYISFDDEQPKRPKPPLRAKRSPKKEAPPGGRDSVDNQATLKRESLSQLHNNNNIGFGGGEDVVSSKPVTRHSIHGLSNSNSVKSPGNATYNKYTDEPPIQLRQLAVSGAVSPTGNERRHLEDVTNQTHQQQQQQPMSPTRLQQSSNNAEAAKNKALVIGADSTNLDPDSVDEMERRKEKIMLLSLQRRQQQEEAKARKEIESSQKREKEREKEEERSRKKEEQIARRAAILEQHRLKKAIEEAEREGKTLDRPDLHVKLQPHSSTSTTPRLRQQRTTRPRPKTIHVDDASVDISEASSISSRGKKGSSSNLTGYGQLSSNSMKRDYYRGSQDSLTVKGPKLYKQPAAKSNRGIILNAVEYCVFPGVVNREAKQKVLEKIARSEAKHFLVLFRDAGCQFRALYSYQPETDQVTKLYGTGPSQVDEVMFDKFFKYNSGGKCFSQVHTKHLTVTIDAFTIHNSLWQGKRVQLPSKKDMALVI; translated from the exons ATGGATGTCGAAACACAGGAAATACGACAG GCTCGTCAACGTGCTTCCGTCAAGTGGCTGCTCTCGAAGGCCTTTAACAATCGCGTGCCAGACAACCTGAAGGAGCCCTTCTATCGCGACCATGAGAACCAGGAGCGCCTCAAGCCGCAGATCATCGTGGAGCTGGGCAATGCCACGCTCTACTGCCAGACGCTGTCCAATCTGTACTCAGATCCCAACTACCAAAGCATGAACCACTGGTCAATAATACAGACGCTAGCGCGCAAGGGAGTTCCCGTGGCGGAGACCTCGGACATGCCCATTACCGAAACGGTATTAATTCAAACGAATCCGCTGCGAATT AACGCCCACATGTCTGTGATAGAATCGCTGATGGTTTTGTATGCGAAGGAAATATCGTCGGGTGACCGCGTCATGGCGGCCATACGAAG AATATCTGGCAACAACTATCAGGCGCCTCCTGGCCAGTCCTATGAGCAAGCTCTGCTGGGCTGGATTTCGCATGCTTGCGCTGCTCTAAAGAAGCGCATTATCAAGGAGGTGGACGCTGGGCTGCCCGATGATAAT GGCTCTCGTCTGCAGACGCCGGACATACCGCCTGTGAGGGACTTCCAGGATCTGTGCGACGGCATCTGCTTGGCGCTGCTTATCTCGTACTATTGCCCCAAGGTGGTGCCGTGGACGAGTGTGCGGATTAATTATCTGCCGGCCGTCGAGGATTCGATTCATAACATCCTGCTGGTGTGCAACTTCTCGCAGAAGCATCTGCCCTACAGCGTGTTCCACATGACGCCCGAGGATGTGACCTATATGAGAGG ATCCATGAAACTGAATCTGGTACTGCTGCTCACGGATCTGTTCAATCTGTTCGAGATACACCCAGCCAAGTGCGTTTGCTACCCCGGCATGGATGGTCAGG ATGTCATCGCCCGGCGCACTTTGGGCGCCAATGAGCACGGGATCTGCCATCGACGGGGCCTCACTGTACAGCCCGTCACGCCCATTCCCGATCTGCGCAGCGATCTCGACCAGCCGCCAGTTGGCTCGCCCCAGAATCGACCACCGTTCCAAG tTCCGCACTCGAATTCATTTGGCGGCGGCCTAAATCGCAGATCAACCCCGCCCAACGAATACCAGACGGTTCAGTCAAATAATTTTGACGGTAATAATCATGCCGaag CCTTTGTGGTGCACAAGTCGCGTGGCATCACCACACTCGCCTCCATGcactcgcagcagcagcagcagctccatcagcaacatcagcagcagcagcaacagcaacagcagcagcaataccAGCAGCACCCGTCCCACTCGCAGCTCCaaatccagcagcagcaggagcccTTGGTTCCGGCTCGCTTGCGCCAGGCTAAAGAAAAGACCAATGTCGAGTCGAAGGCGGACGAGAGAG GCGATTTTGTCGCTGCCGGTCGACCAAGTAACTGGGAACAGAGCCGCCGGCCCAGCTTTGCAG GACGTCGCTCACGCAGGAATTCCTCGAGTGAGGACTCCCAGCTGACCATTGAAAACTTTGGCGGCTCACAGGATCAGCTGAATACATTAGGACGCTACGAACGCGACAGGGAACGTAAGTTGTCCAACACCAGCGTGGGTGGTAGTGGCTATCCAGTGGAACCCGCCGTGGCCGTTCGATCCTCGATTGCCGATGCGCGGGGCACGTTGCAGCTGGGTTACGACACGGATTCGGGCTCTGAGAAGCAGGATCGCGAGACGGAAAAGTATTCGATGCGGCGGCAAGTCAG CGTGGACAATGTGCCCACTGTTTCGTCGCACAATCTTTCGAATGCGGGCAGCCCGTTGCCGGTGGCCAGGCACAAGCAACATTCCAGCGACAAAGACTACGGCAGCAACAGTGGGGTGACGATGACGCCGGATACGCCGTACAACGATACCCGTTCCACCAGTGGCTACGATCCGGAGAGCACGCCCGTGCGCAAATCCTCGACTAGCAGCATGCCAGCGAGTCCAGCTGCCTGGCAGTTGGATGTGGGTGACGATGATATGCGATCGCTGGAGAACGCCAGCAAGCTGTCCACCATACGGATGAAGCTGGAGGAGAAGCGGCGGCGCATAGAGCAGGACAAGCGCAAGATCGAGATGGCCTTGCTGCGACACCAGGAGAAG gAGGATTTGGAGTCGTGTCCGGATGTGATGAAATGGGAGACCATGAGCAACGAATCGAAGCGCACGCCCGACATGGATCCCGTTGACTTGGACAAGTACCAG CAAAGCATCGCCATCATGAACATGAATCTGCAGGACATTCAGCAGGACATCCACCGCCTGGCCACGCAGCAGAGTCAGATGCAGGCGCAGCACCTGCAGGCCCAGCAGCTGATGCAGGCTCAGCAGATAGCCAACATGCTGAACCAG CAGACCTACGGGTCGCAGCAGCACCTGGCCGATCACCATTACCAGCAGCCGAGACCCATGCAGCAAAGCTTTGGCTCATCGCCGCATCTTCCGCAGGCCTACAACGCCCCAGTCAGTGCGTACAGTTCCCGTCCGCCCAGCCGCGATCcctaccagcagcagctccaccagcaacatcagcagcaacagccgaTGGCCATGCCCCAGTACGTCAACGAGCATGGGCAGTACATGTCGCCGCCGCAGCCCGCCCACTACATGCAGCAgcaaccgcagcagcagcaacagcagcagccgcagagCATCTACAGTGACAACGGGGCGGCGTACAACAACCACTCGCCCTACGGCGGAGGAGCTCCGCAGTATCGGAGCAGCGTGGTGTACGATGATTACGGGCAGCCCACCAATCACTTTTACCTGCACGAATCGTCGCCACAGCCGCAGgctcatccgcatccgcagcgGAGGACTTGGGCCCACTCCGCAGCAGCCGCCGCctacgagcagcagcagcagatccaGCAGCCTCTGGTGGATGTGAATGCCTGGCAGacgcagcagcatcagcagcagaagcagaaacagACCTGGATGAACAGGCCGCCCTCGAGTGTGGGCGCACCCAGTCCCGGCAGCTTTGTGCTGCATCAGAATGGAGGAGGAAATAACGGAGGAGGTGGCGAACTACAGCACCTGTTTCAGGTGCAGGCCTCGCCGCAGCACGCCCAGCGTCAGGTGAGCGGTTCGAATGGCGTGCAGCGCCAGCAATCGCTGACCAATTTGCGCGACAATCGATCGCCCAGGGCACCGCAACAAATGGGCATGCCGATGCAGCACGAGGACATGATGGCGCCGCAGAGCATTTGCTTCATCGGCGACGAGGAGGATGTGGATGAGCTGGAGCGCAACATCATTGAGTCCATGCAGTCGACGCGCATCTCCGACTTTgtgcaccagcagcagcagcaacatcaacagcaactccagcagcagcagcagcgattgCAGGGGCACAGCGGACGAGGCAGCAGCTCGGAGGATTACGACAGCGGGGAGATGATCTCCAACAAGCTGAACATCACCAGCGGCAACCTCACGTACCGCATACCCTCGCCCTCCCGTCCCTCCATCCAGGCCAACAGCTTCCAGGATCCCCGATCCCCAATGGCAGCGGCATCCGGCGAGGAGCCGCCCGAGAAGGGCTTCTACATCTCCTTCGACGACGAGCAGCCCAAGCGACCCAAGCCACCGCTGCGGGCCAAGCGATCGCCCAAAAAGGAGGCTCCGCCGGGTGGAAGGGACAGCGTGGATAACCAGGCGACCCTCAAACGTGAATCGCTAAGTCAGctgcacaacaacaacaacattggATTCGGCGGAGGTGAGGATGTGGTGAGCAGCAAGCCAGTGACCAGGCACAGCATCCACGGGCTGAGCAACTCCAACAGTGTCAAATCCCCCGGGAATGCCACCTACAACAAGTACACCGATGAGCCGCCCATCCAACTCCGCCAGCTGGCCGTTTCGGGAGCAGTTTCGCCGACTGGCAACGAACGCCGCCACTTGGAGGATGTGACCAATCAgacgcatcagcagcagcagcaacagccgaTGTCGCCCACGCGACTCCAGCAGAGCAGCAACAATGCGGAGGCGGCCAAAAACAAGGCGCTGGTCATCGGAGCAGATTCTACGAATTTGGATCCG GATTCTGTAGACGAGATGGAGCGGCGCAAGGAGAAGATCATGCTGCTGTCCCTGCAGCGTcgccagcagcaggaggaggccAAGGCGCGCAAGGAGATCGAGTCTTCCCAGAAGCGGGAAAAGGAGcgcgagaaggaggaggagcggtCGCGCAAGAAGGAAGAGCAAATAGCTCGGCGAGCGGCCATTTTGGAGCAGCACAGACTCAAGAAAGCCATCGAAGAGGCCGAGCGAGAG GGTAAAACCCTGGATCGGCCCGACTTGCATGTGAAACTGCAACCCCATTCATCCACCTCAACGACTCCGCGGCTGAGGCAGCAGCGCACCACGCGTCCCAGACCCAAGACGATCCACGTGGACGATGCCAGCGTGGACATCAGCGAGGCTTCGAGCATCTCTAGTCGGGGCAAGAAAGGCTCAAGCTCGAATCTAACCG GCTACGGTCAACTAAGCTCAAATTCAATGAAAAGAGATTACTACAGGGGCTCGCAAGACTCCCTCACTGTAAAAg GTCCCAAACTCTATAAACAACCAGCGGCCAAATCGAATCGTGGGATCATCCTGAACGCCGTTGAATACTGCGTTTTTCCCGGCGTCGTCAACCGCGAGGCCAAACAGAAAGTGCTGGAGAAGATCGCGCGCTCGGAGGCGAAGCACTTCCTGGTACTCTTCCGGGATGCGGGCTGCCAGTTCCGCGCCCTCTACAGCTACCAGCCGGAAACGGACCAGGTGACCAAGCTGTATGGCACTGGGCCTAGTCAAGTCGACGAAGTGATGTTCGACAAGTTCTTCAA ATACAACTCAGGCGGCAAGTGCTTCTCGCAAGTGCACACAAAGCATCTGACGGTGACCATCGACGCCTTCACAATACACAATTCCCTGTGGCAGGGCAAGCGGGTGCAGTTGCCCAGCAAAAAGGACATGGCGCTGGTAATCTAA
- the Patronin gene encoding patronin isoform X4, translated as MDVETQEIRQARQRASVKWLLSKAFNNRVPDNLKEPFYRDHENQERLKPQIIVELGNATLYCQTLSNLYSDPNYQSMNHWSIIQTLARKGVPVAETSDMPITETVLIQTNPLRINAHMSVIESLMVLYAKEISSGDRVMAAIRRISGNNYQAPPGQSYEQALLGWISHACAALKKRIIKEVDAGLPDDNGSRLQTPDIPPVRDFQDLCDGICLALLISYYCPKVVPWTSVRINYLPAVEDSIHNILLVCNFSQKHLPYSVFHMTPEDVTYMRGSMKLNLVLLLTDLFNLFEIHPAKCVCYPGMDGQDVIARRTLGANEHGICHRRGLTVQPVTPIPDLRSDLDQPPVGSPQNRPPFQVPHSNSFGGGLNRRSTPPNEYQTVQSNNFDGNNHAEAFVVHKSRGITTLASMHSQQQQQLHQQHQQQQQQQQQQQYQQHPSHSQLQIQQQQEPLVPARLRQAKEKTNVESKADERGRRSRRNSSSEDSQLTIENFGGSQDQLNTLGRYERDRERKLSNTSVGGSGYPVEPAVAVRSSIADARGTLQLGYDTDSGSEKQDRETEKYSMRRQVSVDNVPTVSSHNLSNAGSPLPVARHKQHSSDKDYGSNSGVTMTPDTPYNDTRSTSGYDPESTPVRKSSTSSMPASPAAWQLDVGDDDMRSLENASKLSTIRMKLEEKRRRIEQDKRKIEMALLRHQEKEDLESCPDVMKWETMSNESKRTPDMDPVDLDKYQQSIAIMNMNLQDIQQDIHRLATQQSQMQAQHLQAQQLMQAQQIANMLNQQQTYGSQQHLADHHYQQPRPMQQSFGSSPHLPQAYNAPVSAYSSRPPSRDPYQQQLHQQHQQQQPMAMPQYVNEHGQYMSPPQPAHYMQQQPQQQQQQQPQSIYSDNGAAYNNHSPYGGGAPQYRSSVVYDDYGQPTNHFYLHESSPQPQAHPHPQRRTWAHSAAAAAYEQQQQIQQPLVDVNAWQTQQHQQQKQKQTWMNRPPSSVGAPSPGSFVLHQNGGGNNGGGGELQHLFQVQASPQHAQRQVSGSNGVQRQQSLTNLRDNRSPRAPQQMGMPMQHEDMMAPQSICFIGDEEDVDELERNIIESMQSTRISDFVHQQQQQHQQQLQQQQQRLQGHSGRGSSSEDYDSGEMISNKLNITSGNLTYRIPSPSRPSIQANSFQDPRSPMAAASGEEPPEKGFYISFDDEQPKRPKPPLRAKRSPKKEAPPGGRDSVDNQATLKRESLSQLHNNNNIGFGGGEDVVSSKPVTRHSIHGLSNSNSVKSPGNATYNKYTDEPPIQLRQLAVSGAVSPTGNERRHLEDVTNQTHQQQQQQPMSPTRLQQSSNNAEAAKNKALVIGADSTNLDPDSVDEMERRKEKIMLLSLQRRQQQEEAKARKEIESSQKREKEREKEEERSRKKEEQIARRAAILEQHRLKKAIEEAEREGKTLDRPDLHVKLQPHSSTSTTPRLRQQRTTRPRPKTIHVDDASVDISEASSISSRGKKGSSSNLTGYGQLSSNSMKRDYYRGSQDSLTVKESPDDYPSTSSTPIGRRGSYKTSREPAGVERGRTLSRISVAKGSTLNFRGRKSNSLMNLCDSGLGRATPPRRAPSPGMGMGASGRHMPSPSGPGSLPPGLISKRRGFDDGSSDFSLTPNLNMEYSGPKLYKQPAAKSNRGIILNAVEYCVFPGVVNREAKQKVLEKIARSEAKHFLVLFRDAGCQFRALYSYQPETDQVTKLYGTGPSQVDEVMFDKFFKYNSGGKCFSQVHTKHLTVTIDAFTIHNSLWQGKRVQLPSKKDMALVI; from the exons ATGGATGTCGAAACACAGGAAATACGACAG GCTCGTCAACGTGCTTCCGTCAAGTGGCTGCTCTCGAAGGCCTTTAACAATCGCGTGCCAGACAACCTGAAGGAGCCCTTCTATCGCGACCATGAGAACCAGGAGCGCCTCAAGCCGCAGATCATCGTGGAGCTGGGCAATGCCACGCTCTACTGCCAGACGCTGTCCAATCTGTACTCAGATCCCAACTACCAAAGCATGAACCACTGGTCAATAATACAGACGCTAGCGCGCAAGGGAGTTCCCGTGGCGGAGACCTCGGACATGCCCATTACCGAAACGGTATTAATTCAAACGAATCCGCTGCGAATT AACGCCCACATGTCTGTGATAGAATCGCTGATGGTTTTGTATGCGAAGGAAATATCGTCGGGTGACCGCGTCATGGCGGCCATACGAAG AATATCTGGCAACAACTATCAGGCGCCTCCTGGCCAGTCCTATGAGCAAGCTCTGCTGGGCTGGATTTCGCATGCTTGCGCTGCTCTAAAGAAGCGCATTATCAAGGAGGTGGACGCTGGGCTGCCCGATGATAAT GGCTCTCGTCTGCAGACGCCGGACATACCGCCTGTGAGGGACTTCCAGGATCTGTGCGACGGCATCTGCTTGGCGCTGCTTATCTCGTACTATTGCCCCAAGGTGGTGCCGTGGACGAGTGTGCGGATTAATTATCTGCCGGCCGTCGAGGATTCGATTCATAACATCCTGCTGGTGTGCAACTTCTCGCAGAAGCATCTGCCCTACAGCGTGTTCCACATGACGCCCGAGGATGTGACCTATATGAGAGG ATCCATGAAACTGAATCTGGTACTGCTGCTCACGGATCTGTTCAATCTGTTCGAGATACACCCAGCCAAGTGCGTTTGCTACCCCGGCATGGATGGTCAGG ATGTCATCGCCCGGCGCACTTTGGGCGCCAATGAGCACGGGATCTGCCATCGACGGGGCCTCACTGTACAGCCCGTCACGCCCATTCCCGATCTGCGCAGCGATCTCGACCAGCCGCCAGTTGGCTCGCCCCAGAATCGACCACCGTTCCAAG tTCCGCACTCGAATTCATTTGGCGGCGGCCTAAATCGCAGATCAACCCCGCCCAACGAATACCAGACGGTTCAGTCAAATAATTTTGACGGTAATAATCATGCCGaag CCTTTGTGGTGCACAAGTCGCGTGGCATCACCACACTCGCCTCCATGcactcgcagcagcagcagcagctccatcagcaacatcagcagcagcagcaacagcaacagcagcagcaataccAGCAGCACCCGTCCCACTCGCAGCTCCaaatccagcagcagcaggagcccTTGGTTCCGGCTCGCTTGCGCCAGGCTAAAGAAAAGACCAATGTCGAGTCGAAGGCGGACGAGAGAG GACGTCGCTCACGCAGGAATTCCTCGAGTGAGGACTCCCAGCTGACCATTGAAAACTTTGGCGGCTCACAGGATCAGCTGAATACATTAGGACGCTACGAACGCGACAGGGAACGTAAGTTGTCCAACACCAGCGTGGGTGGTAGTGGCTATCCAGTGGAACCCGCCGTGGCCGTTCGATCCTCGATTGCCGATGCGCGGGGCACGTTGCAGCTGGGTTACGACACGGATTCGGGCTCTGAGAAGCAGGATCGCGAGACGGAAAAGTATTCGATGCGGCGGCAAGTCAG CGTGGACAATGTGCCCACTGTTTCGTCGCACAATCTTTCGAATGCGGGCAGCCCGTTGCCGGTGGCCAGGCACAAGCAACATTCCAGCGACAAAGACTACGGCAGCAACAGTGGGGTGACGATGACGCCGGATACGCCGTACAACGATACCCGTTCCACCAGTGGCTACGATCCGGAGAGCACGCCCGTGCGCAAATCCTCGACTAGCAGCATGCCAGCGAGTCCAGCTGCCTGGCAGTTGGATGTGGGTGACGATGATATGCGATCGCTGGAGAACGCCAGCAAGCTGTCCACCATACGGATGAAGCTGGAGGAGAAGCGGCGGCGCATAGAGCAGGACAAGCGCAAGATCGAGATGGCCTTGCTGCGACACCAGGAGAAG gAGGATTTGGAGTCGTGTCCGGATGTGATGAAATGGGAGACCATGAGCAACGAATCGAAGCGCACGCCCGACATGGATCCCGTTGACTTGGACAAGTACCAG CAAAGCATCGCCATCATGAACATGAATCTGCAGGACATTCAGCAGGACATCCACCGCCTGGCCACGCAGCAGAGTCAGATGCAGGCGCAGCACCTGCAGGCCCAGCAGCTGATGCAGGCTCAGCAGATAGCCAACATGCTGAACCAG CAGCAGACCTACGGGTCGCAGCAGCACCTGGCCGATCACCATTACCAGCAGCCGAGACCCATGCAGCAAAGCTTTGGCTCATCGCCGCATCTTCCGCAGGCCTACAACGCCCCAGTCAGTGCGTACAGTTCCCGTCCGCCCAGCCGCGATCcctaccagcagcagctccaccagcaacatcagcagcaacagccgaTGGCCATGCCCCAGTACGTCAACGAGCATGGGCAGTACATGTCGCCGCCGCAGCCCGCCCACTACATGCAGCAgcaaccgcagcagcagcaacagcagcagccgcagagCATCTACAGTGACAACGGGGCGGCGTACAACAACCACTCGCCCTACGGCGGAGGAGCTCCGCAGTATCGGAGCAGCGTGGTGTACGATGATTACGGGCAGCCCACCAATCACTTTTACCTGCACGAATCGTCGCCACAGCCGCAGgctcatccgcatccgcagcgGAGGACTTGGGCCCACTCCGCAGCAGCCGCCGCctacgagcagcagcagcagatccaGCAGCCTCTGGTGGATGTGAATGCCTGGCAGacgcagcagcatcagcagcagaagcagaaacagACCTGGATGAACAGGCCGCCCTCGAGTGTGGGCGCACCCAGTCCCGGCAGCTTTGTGCTGCATCAGAATGGAGGAGGAAATAACGGAGGAGGTGGCGAACTACAGCACCTGTTTCAGGTGCAGGCCTCGCCGCAGCACGCCCAGCGTCAGGTGAGCGGTTCGAATGGCGTGCAGCGCCAGCAATCGCTGACCAATTTGCGCGACAATCGATCGCCCAGGGCACCGCAACAAATGGGCATGCCGATGCAGCACGAGGACATGATGGCGCCGCAGAGCATTTGCTTCATCGGCGACGAGGAGGATGTGGATGAGCTGGAGCGCAACATCATTGAGTCCATGCAGTCGACGCGCATCTCCGACTTTgtgcaccagcagcagcagcaacatcaacagcaactccagcagcagcagcagcgattgCAGGGGCACAGCGGACGAGGCAGCAGCTCGGAGGATTACGACAGCGGGGAGATGATCTCCAACAAGCTGAACATCACCAGCGGCAACCTCACGTACCGCATACCCTCGCCCTCCCGTCCCTCCATCCAGGCCAACAGCTTCCAGGATCCCCGATCCCCAATGGCAGCGGCATCCGGCGAGGAGCCGCCCGAGAAGGGCTTCTACATCTCCTTCGACGACGAGCAGCCCAAGCGACCCAAGCCACCGCTGCGGGCCAAGCGATCGCCCAAAAAGGAGGCTCCGCCGGGTGGAAGGGACAGCGTGGATAACCAGGCGACCCTCAAACGTGAATCGCTAAGTCAGctgcacaacaacaacaacattggATTCGGCGGAGGTGAGGATGTGGTGAGCAGCAAGCCAGTGACCAGGCACAGCATCCACGGGCTGAGCAACTCCAACAGTGTCAAATCCCCCGGGAATGCCACCTACAACAAGTACACCGATGAGCCGCCCATCCAACTCCGCCAGCTGGCCGTTTCGGGAGCAGTTTCGCCGACTGGCAACGAACGCCGCCACTTGGAGGATGTGACCAATCAgacgcatcagcagcagcagcaacagccgaTGTCGCCCACGCGACTCCAGCAGAGCAGCAACAATGCGGAGGCGGCCAAAAACAAGGCGCTGGTCATCGGAGCAGATTCTACGAATTTGGATCCG GATTCTGTAGACGAGATGGAGCGGCGCAAGGAGAAGATCATGCTGCTGTCCCTGCAGCGTcgccagcagcaggaggaggccAAGGCGCGCAAGGAGATCGAGTCTTCCCAGAAGCGGGAAAAGGAGcgcgagaaggaggaggagcggtCGCGCAAGAAGGAAGAGCAAATAGCTCGGCGAGCGGCCATTTTGGAGCAGCACAGACTCAAGAAAGCCATCGAAGAGGCCGAGCGAGAG GGTAAAACCCTGGATCGGCCCGACTTGCATGTGAAACTGCAACCCCATTCATCCACCTCAACGACTCCGCGGCTGAGGCAGCAGCGCACCACGCGTCCCAGACCCAAGACGATCCACGTGGACGATGCCAGCGTGGACATCAGCGAGGCTTCGAGCATCTCTAGTCGGGGCAAGAAAGGCTCAAGCTCGAATCTAACCG GCTACGGTCAACTAAGCTCAAATTCAATGAAAAGAGATTACTACAGGGGCTCGCAAGACTCCCTCACTGTAAAAg AGTCACCCGATGATTATCCCAGTACAAGTTCAACTCCGATTGGACGACGGGGATCGTACAAAACTTCCAGAG AGCCAGCCGGCGTAGAAAGAGGCCGCACTCTGTCGCGTATCTCCGTCGCAAAGGGCAGCACGCTTAATTTCCGGGGCCGAAAGTCCAATTCGCTAATGAATCTGTGCG ATTCGGGACTGGGACGCGCCACTCCGCCGAGGCGTGCTCCGTCGcctggaatgggaatgggcgcTTCAGGTAGGCATATGCCATCTCCCTCCGGACCGGGCTCTTTGCCGCCAGGTTTGATATCGAAACGTCGCGGATTTGATGATGGATCCAGCGATTTCTCTTTAACTCCGAATTTGAACATGGAATATTCGG GTCCCAAACTCTATAAACAACCAGCGGCCAAATCGAATCGTGGGATCATCCTGAACGCCGTTGAATACTGCGTTTTTCCCGGCGTCGTCAACCGCGAGGCCAAACAGAAAGTGCTGGAGAAGATCGCGCGCTCGGAGGCGAAGCACTTCCTGGTACTCTTCCGGGATGCGGGCTGCCAGTTCCGCGCCCTCTACAGCTACCAGCCGGAAACGGACCAGGTGACCAAGCTGTATGGCACTGGGCCTAGTCAAGTCGACGAAGTGATGTTCGACAAGTTCTTCAA ATACAACTCAGGCGGCAAGTGCTTCTCGCAAGTGCACACAAAGCATCTGACGGTGACCATCGACGCCTTCACAATACACAATTCCCTGTGGCAGGGCAAGCGGGTGCAGTTGCCCAGCAAAAAGGACATGGCGCTGGTAATCTAA